Proteins found in one Candidatus Omnitrophota bacterium genomic segment:
- a CDS encoding dockerin type I domain-containing protein, which translates to MKTKILILTSFLMTAFLISITTFTAAQAATADKRILVESPMADAPYDEMGEISDFATTLKADPVDINKDGVIDARDMASAQIGYALAFKHANSLPAAVKRSLDRNRDGKVTKMDLLLVTSNIAKAEEVYERVKVPSFNFVNMPIFNYIFVGQGSLMIAKDTVQTFDEVTDNGVSQPTDVGESALAKLDINADGAVGEGDAIAFGDIYTAIERVNYHDFNFNGDGGRIADEKWLAVYNSNITPEARAKLDIEKAGVLDERDEQVFSNMIIKLATVIDYVKYATGSNSSTMTDWAKDQNGNLQCSFKAGKGHELKVVIRIDTGVILNSKETLLTYDNKSKLTVAESATRTYDVSGTLQKAEYSASTYDGSGKLVSHVAESVELSTASGEIINSTYTEATNIDAAGTIMVEVTESAVFGADGKVIGSSITESHYNASGVLIERVASVLIPDNAGRSGAGTKLSVKYSIDAAGAVVSTNVYNEQGGKVAALSGEGYKDPDSIIGSVQAAKDAELKAAQDAAALKAAQDVAALKAVHDAVALKAAQDAAALKAAKDAELKAAQDAAALKAAKDAELKATQEAEQKAAKEAELKAAKDAELKAAKEAELKAAQEAEIKAAKEAELKVAKEAELKAAQEAEQKAAKEAELKAAQEAEIKAAKDAELKAAKEAELKAAQEAEIKAAKEAELKAVKEAELKAAQEADLKAAELKAAKEAELKAAKEAELKAAQEAEIKAAKEAELKAAKEAELKAAKDAELKAAKEAELKAAQEAEIKAAKEAERKAAETEMAKRLQEEILLAQEKIKAAQEAELKVAQEAELKAAQEADLKAAELKAAKEAELKAAQEAEIKAAKDAELKAAADLKAAQDAADKAAKDAQLISAPFNAVSDMTKRLNDEVAATQAKLKAAADLKAAQDAEVARIAAEQKAAQDAADKAAKEAELKAAQDAEAAKDAKLKAAADLKAAQEADFKAAAKVAELKAADIKNSNTQNMGKANKEELGALEIIQPVLDAIQDKLVEALYDLKIDKKEISASQSIDMNSKATAFGVLLMAENKQDVGNKETETGESIQPVLGLASENAVAPRVDIKELLARKMMPDPLYVEVLPLHEPQKVDKKEVNIPEPALPDTELDQRKAVEGQVYTQATDKRFIGEMASLPDKEMLPLQKKINEKKLQ; encoded by the coding sequence ATGAAAACTAAAATCCTGATTCTAACATCCTTTTTAATGACTGCATTCCTTATATCTATTACCACGTTTACTGCGGCTCAAGCCGCAACAGCAGATAAGAGGATCTTAGTTGAATCTCCTATGGCCGATGCTCCTTATGATGAGATGGGCGAAATATCAGATTTTGCGACAACTCTGAAAGCAGACCCCGTAGATATTAACAAAGACGGTGTCATAGATGCTCGCGATATGGCCTCAGCACAGATCGGTTATGCGTTGGCGTTTAAGCATGCAAATAGCCTGCCGGCTGCGGTAAAGCGCAGCTTAGATAGGAATAGAGATGGCAAGGTTACGAAGATGGATCTGTTATTGGTGACCAGTAACATTGCTAAGGCTGAGGAAGTTTATGAACGCGTTAAAGTCCCTTCCTTCAATTTCGTTAATATGCCCATTTTTAACTATATCTTCGTAGGACAAGGTAGCCTGATGATCGCCAAGGACACCGTTCAAACATTTGATGAAGTCACCGACAATGGCGTATCTCAGCCGACCGATGTCGGTGAAAGTGCATTGGCAAAATTAGATATCAATGCTGACGGCGCTGTTGGTGAAGGGGATGCCATAGCATTCGGCGATATCTACACTGCTATTGAACGTGTAAACTATCATGACTTCAATTTTAACGGTGATGGGGGACGGATAGCTGATGAAAAATGGCTTGCCGTTTATAACTCAAATATTACCCCTGAGGCCAGAGCGAAGCTCGATATTGAAAAGGCCGGGGTGCTGGATGAGAGGGATGAGCAGGTATTCAGCAATATGATAATCAAGCTGGCGACAGTTATAGATTACGTTAAATATGCGACCGGGTCAAACTCATCCACCATGACAGACTGGGCTAAGGATCAAAATGGAAATTTACAGTGTTCGTTCAAGGCCGGAAAAGGCCATGAACTGAAGGTGGTAATAAGGATAGATACCGGCGTTATATTGAACTCGAAGGAGACGTTGTTAACCTACGACAATAAGAGTAAACTGACCGTTGCGGAAAGCGCCACACGCACATACGATGTCAGCGGCACTCTTCAAAAAGCGGAATATTCTGCCAGTACCTATGATGGCAGCGGTAAGCTTGTTTCTCATGTTGCGGAGAGCGTGGAGCTAAGTACTGCTAGCGGAGAGATAATAAATAGCACTTATACAGAGGCCACCAATATTGACGCCGCCGGCACAATCATGGTAGAGGTCACTGAAAGCGCAGTTTTTGGAGCGGATGGTAAAGTGATCGGATCATCCATCACAGAATCACATTATAATGCGTCCGGAGTATTGATAGAGCGTGTAGCCAGTGTATTAATACCCGATAACGCCGGCCGATCGGGCGCCGGAACAAAGTTATCAGTTAAGTACTCTATCGATGCGGCAGGCGCGGTGGTATCTACTAACGTATATAACGAGCAGGGAGGAAAAGTTGCAGCGTTAAGCGGAGAAGGCTATAAGGATCCAGATTCAATTATAGGGTCTGTGCAGGCCGCCAAAGATGCGGAGCTAAAAGCTGCCCAGGATGCCGCTGCATTAAAAGCTGCCCAAGACGTCGCTGCACTGAAAGCCGTCCATGATGCCGTTGCATTAAAAGCTGCCCAGGATGCTGCTGCACTGAAGGCCGCCAAGGATGCGGAGCTAAAAGCTGCCCAGGATGCTGCTGCACTGAAAGCCGCCAAAGATGCGGAGCTTAAGGCCACCCAGGAAGCTGAACAAAAAGCCGCCAAAGAGGCTGAGCTTAAAGCAGCCAAAGACGCGGAACTGAAAGCAGCCAAGGAGGCAGAGCTTAAAGCTGCCCAGGAAGCTGAGATAAAGGCAGCCAAAGAAGCGGAACTGAAAGTCGCCAAAGAAGCTGAGCTTAAGGCCGCTCAAGAAGCGGAGCAAAAAGCCGCCAAAGAAGCCGAATTAAAGGCTGCTCAAGAGGCTGAGATAAAAGCCGCCAAAGACGCAGAACTTAAAGCAGCCAAGGAAGCAGAGCTTAAAGCTGCCCAGGAAGCTGAGATAAAGGCAGCCAAAGAAGCGGAACTGAAAGCAGTCAAGGAAGCAGAGCTTAAGGCCGCCCAGGAAGCAGATCTGAAGGCGGCAGAATTAAAAGCCGCCAAAGAAGCTGAGCTTAAAGCAGCCAAGGAAGCAGAGCTTAAAGCTGCCCAGGAAGCTGAGATAAAGGCCGCCAAAGAAGCGGAACTGAAAGCCGCCAAAGAAGCTGAGCTTAAAGCAGCCAAAGACGCGGAACTGAAAGCAGCCAAGGAGGCAGAGCTTAAAGCTGCCCAGGAAGCTGAGATAAAAGCCGCCAAAGAAGCTGAGCGCAAAGCCGCTGAAACTGAAATGGCGAAGAGGCTACAGGAAGAAATATTATTAGCGCAAGAAAAGATTAAAGCTGCTCAAGAAGCAGAGCTTAAGGTTGCTCAAGAAGCAGAATTAAAAGCCGCCCAAGAAGCAGATCTGAAGGCGGCAGAATTAAAGGCAGCCAAAGAAGCAGAATTAAAGGCTGCTCAAGAGGCTGAGATAAAAGCAGCCAAAGACGCAGAACTGAAAGCCGCCGCAGATCTTAAGGCCGCCCAGGACGCAGCAGATAAAGCCGCCAAAGACGCGCAGCTGATTTCCGCCCCATTCAATGCCGTAAGCGACATGACAAAGAGGTTAAACGACGAAGTGGCGGCGACGCAAGCGAAACTGAAAGCCGCCGCAGATCTTAAGGCCGCCCAGGACGCCGAAGTTGCCAGAATTGCCGCCGAACAGAAGGCCGCCCAGGACGCAGCAGATAAAGCAGCTAAAGAAGCGGAACTTAAGGCCGCCCAGGACGCAGAAGCAGCCAAAGACGCGAAACTGAAAGCCGCCGCAGATCTTAAAGCTGCTCAGGAGGCTGATTTTAAAGCCGCCGCTAAAGTCGCGGAACTGAAAGCCGCCGATATAAAGAATAGCAATACACAGAATATGGGTAAAGCGAATAAAGAAGAGCTGGGCGCTCTGGAAATTATCCAGCCGGTTCTTGACGCAATTCAGGATAAATTGGTAGAAGCACTGTACGATCTAAAGATAGATAAGAAAGAGATTAGCGCTTCACAATCTATCGACATGAACTCTAAGGCAACTGCTTTTGGAGTATTGCTAATGGCAGAAAACAAACAAGATGTGGGTAATAAAGAGACCGAAACCGGAGAATCTATTCAGCCGGTTCTTGGGTTGGCCAGCGAGAATGCAGTAGCGCCGCGAGTGGATATCAAAGAGCTTTTAGCTCGCAAGATGATGCCGGATCCGTTATATGTAGAAGTATTACCATTACATGAGCCGCAGAAAGTAGATAAGAAGGAAGTTAATATCCCCGAACCTGCTCTGCCTGATACTGAGTTAGATCAGCGGAAAGCGGTAGAGGGGCAAGTGTATACACAAGCTACAGATAAGCGTTTCATTGGTGAGATGGCAAGTTTGCCAGATAAAGAAATGCTCCCGTTGCAAAAGAAAATTAATGAAAAGAAACTGCAATAA